The following coding sequences are from one Desulfosporosinus orientis DSM 765 window:
- a CDS encoding S41 family peptidase, whose protein sequence is MHVNLVPRRKAAGILLNLVLIVILLLSNSTAVLASDSGTLAEIRSLLKTQYVEPVSDEVLNAPTIEAMLEKLGDPHTMYFTPEEYQEFVGSINMSFTGIGIHIEMVPEGVEVLSVVPGSPAEEVGLNSGDVIIRADGESLAGLSSDEAVNILRGPEGSTVRLRVNRGEEMLDLEVTRAEVSEPTVTGEVLDGHIGYLDLNSFGKDTPEEFEAAVNKLADEKVDSWIVDLRNNGGGFLSSALDLAGYFIGPDIAVRIKDRSGDLSPYEAIDHDFTFSQRVIFLINENSASASEILTAAVKDYKKATIVGTTSYGKGSVQSMFPLENGGVLKMTVDHFYSPLGNEIDKVGISPNVVIQQADSLKAAELMLADSTQALKMATTDDYWEAWGELSGAAANNIGQSSLDYIHYYPSYHQVAELSQIPLDKKFTVDFSLDVNWESVNNSSIELIDSNTGERTLSTFEPLGPTSVQVIPTAQLTPDTTYWLVINPTIQGLSGQVLGEGGLAIAHTIGSGEETEATSQIQSIQVKNTSEQTELIQQSTLNSDYGVAIKDLEK, encoded by the coding sequence ATGCATGTAAACTTAGTGCCCCGGAGAAAAGCTGCCGGTATATTATTGAACTTAGTGCTTATCGTTATATTATTACTTAGCAATTCCACAGCGGTTCTGGCATCCGATTCAGGTACTCTGGCGGAAATCCGTTCTCTCTTAAAAACTCAATATGTAGAGCCTGTTTCAGATGAAGTCCTAAATGCCCCGACAATTGAGGCGATGCTGGAAAAGCTGGGAGATCCCCACACAATGTACTTCACACCCGAGGAGTATCAGGAGTTTGTAGGAAGCATCAACATGAGCTTTACAGGGATTGGCATACATATTGAGATGGTTCCGGAAGGTGTAGAAGTATTAAGCGTTGTTCCAGGCTCTCCCGCAGAAGAAGTTGGGCTGAATTCCGGAGATGTGATCATTCGAGCGGATGGAGAATCATTAGCGGGGCTGAGCTCTGATGAGGCTGTTAACATACTTCGGGGGCCGGAAGGAAGCACTGTCCGCCTCCGGGTCAATCGCGGCGAGGAGATGCTTGATCTTGAGGTAACCCGGGCTGAAGTATCTGAACCGACGGTGACAGGGGAAGTTTTAGATGGACATATTGGCTACTTGGATCTGAATTCCTTTGGTAAAGATACTCCCGAGGAATTTGAGGCTGCTGTCAATAAGTTGGCGGACGAGAAGGTCGATAGCTGGATTGTTGATTTAAGGAACAATGGAGGAGGTTTTCTGAGCTCAGCCCTTGATCTTGCCGGCTATTTTATCGGTCCGGATATTGCAGTTCGCATTAAAGACCGGTCAGGAGACCTATCTCCCTATGAAGCAATAGATCATGATTTTACCTTCAGCCAGAGAGTTATCTTTTTAATCAATGAAAACAGTGCCAGTGCCTCTGAAATTTTGACGGCGGCTGTCAAGGATTATAAAAAGGCGACCATCGTTGGAACTACCAGTTATGGCAAGGGATCTGTACAGAGTATGTTTCCTTTAGAAAATGGCGGGGTGCTTAAAATGACAGTTGACCATTTTTATTCTCCCTTGGGGAATGAGATTGATAAAGTAGGCATCAGTCCTAATGTCGTTATTCAGCAGGCAGATTCACTCAAAGCTGCAGAATTAATGTTGGCAGATTCGACTCAAGCGCTAAAGATGGCGACAACGGATGATTATTGGGAGGCCTGGGGGGAACTATCCGGTGCAGCTGCAAACAATATCGGCCAATCGTCTTTAGATTATATCCATTACTATCCAAGCTATCATCAAGTTGCTGAATTATCTCAGATCCCGCTGGATAAGAAATTTACGGTGGATTTTTCTCTGGACGTTAACTGGGAAAGTGTAAACAACTCCAGTATTGAGTTGATTGACAGCAACACTGGGGAAAGAACACTTTCAACATTTGAACCTCTTGGACCGACAAGCGTTCAAGTCATTCCCACAGCGCAATTAACTCCGGATACAACCTATTGGTTGGTTATTAATCCTACTATCCAGGGATTAAGCGGTCAGGTATTAGGTGAAGGAGGCCTGGCTATTGCCCATACGATTGGCAGCGGAGAAGAAACTGAGGCCACTTCACAAATACAGTCCATCCAGGTGAAAAATACAAGTGAACAAACTGAATTAATCCAACAAAGTACCCTTAATTCGGACTATGGTGTTGCTATCAAAGATCTTGAGAAATGA
- a CDS encoding DEAD/DEAH box helicase: protein MATFTDLGLSESIIRSIINMGFEETTPIQEQTIPIAMEGRDLIGQAQTGTGKTAAYGIPLIERIVGQSEHIQGIVLAPTRELAVQVAEELNKIGQYKRIHALPIYGGQGIEWQIRALKKRPHIIVATPGRLMDHMRRKTIRLNDIKILVLDEADEMLNMGFLDDIETILKEVPEERQTLLFSATMPRQIQNIAHRFMQEPQLISIKATGVTVSDIEQHYVEVTERLKFDVLSRILDIQSPELSIVFARTKKRVDELAEALSKRGYSAEGIHGDLTQNKRDSVLRQFKDGTIEVLVATDVAARGLDISGVTHVFNFDIPQDPESYVHRVGRTGRAGKSGLAITLVTPREIGMLRLIESVIKRRIVRKPIPTIVEAVQGQQRLTMNEVLRVIAEEDIEKYKALAEELLAENDSVTLLSAALKIITKEPEHVEVQLTEAAPVRRRGMGGRSMGGGRGMANRPQGNYHREGYSPKPDTWSRRKANDYRGASSGFQRGRDNKRNG, encoded by the coding sequence TTGGCGACATTTACAGACTTAGGTTTAAGTGAGTCCATAATTCGATCGATTATTAACATGGGGTTTGAAGAGACAACACCTATTCAAGAGCAGACGATTCCCATTGCTATGGAAGGGCGGGATCTGATAGGACAGGCTCAAACCGGAACAGGAAAAACTGCGGCTTACGGAATTCCTCTGATCGAAAGAATCGTAGGACAATCTGAGCATATTCAAGGTATTGTTCTAGCTCCAACCAGGGAATTGGCAGTTCAAGTAGCTGAGGAATTGAACAAGATTGGTCAATATAAACGGATACATGCCTTACCCATTTACGGAGGCCAAGGCATTGAATGGCAAATCAGGGCTCTTAAGAAAAGACCCCATATCATTGTGGCAACTCCGGGGCGTCTCATGGACCATATGAGAAGGAAAACCATTCGCCTGAATGACATTAAAATTCTTGTTCTGGATGAGGCAGATGAGATGTTAAATATGGGCTTCTTGGATGATATTGAAACCATTCTTAAAGAAGTTCCTGAGGAAAGACAAACATTGCTGTTCTCAGCTACTATGCCAAGACAGATTCAAAACATCGCTCATCGTTTTATGCAAGAACCCCAGTTAATCAGCATTAAAGCCACGGGGGTTACCGTTTCAGATATTGAGCAGCATTATGTAGAAGTTACAGAACGCTTAAAGTTTGATGTCCTGTCAAGAATTTTAGACATACAATCCCCGGAACTGTCTATAGTTTTTGCAAGAACTAAAAAGCGTGTGGACGAGCTCGCTGAGGCTTTAAGCAAGAGAGGTTATTCGGCTGAAGGAATTCATGGTGACTTGACTCAAAATAAGAGGGACAGTGTTTTAAGGCAGTTTAAAGATGGTACTATCGAAGTTCTGGTTGCTACGGATGTGGCGGCAAGAGGCTTGGATATCAGTGGCGTAACCCATGTCTTTAATTTTGATATACCCCAAGACCCGGAAAGCTATGTGCATCGTGTCGGTCGAACAGGACGAGCCGGCAAATCCGGTCTGGCGATTACCTTAGTCACACCACGGGAAATTGGCATGCTTCGTTTAATTGAATCAGTGATTAAGCGACGAATCGTTCGTAAACCTATTCCGACGATCGTAGAAGCAGTACAAGGCCAGCAGCGTTTGACCATGAATGAGGTTCTGAGGGTTATAGCCGAAGAAGACATTGAAAAATATAAGGCATTAGCGGAAGAGCTTCTCGCCGAAAATGATTCAGTGACACTTTTATCAGCAGCCTTGAAAATCATCACGAAAGAACCTGAACATGTAGAAGTACAATTGACTGAAGCCGCACCTGTGCGCAGAAGAGGCATGGGAGGAAGAAGTATGGGAGGCGGCAGAGGTATGGCCAATAGACCTCAGGGCAACTACCACCGGGAAGGCTACAGCCCTAAACCGGATACATGGTCTCGGAGGAAAGCCAACGATTACCGCGGCGCTTCTTCCGGTTTTCAAAGAGGAAGAGATAACAAGCGAAACGGTTAA
- a CDS encoding TolC family protein encodes MKKLFGVSVLSVLLLFGQPLMVLADSNSRTINFDDIESIITENNLTVQMNENNRLKSYANYSGLKGDIKDLEDDIENLNDQRDGTSDTTQIITIAAQKRALLEALKQAERYQVDKPTLEAIADLQASMNNDIQVLTAETAFINYNQTSLDLANTSLNVETLQDQLIAKELQESLGLVANNDVNVLRTQLVGLKTGLESTKYKQDSLERQLKNLLNDQENDLVIGSIPSDSDNFVIEDQEGDLAKALENSYAIKLQEDQIVILQAALDRAKKDHGMSSTDYKQANYDLDNANLKLTQLKDTLTSSYYNMVDSISSLQSDLRHAKQTLADKKVTLSNAQLEKSLGMISQLELNAITADYQAQENTVKTKEINLFNAKCNYDWFLKGMSQS; translated from the coding sequence ATGAAAAAATTATTTGGCGTATCCGTTTTATCAGTTTTGCTACTTTTTGGACAACCATTGATGGTTTTGGCTGATTCAAATTCAAGAACGATTAATTTTGATGATATTGAAAGTATTATTACTGAAAACAATCTTACAGTGCAAATGAATGAGAACAATCGGCTTAAAAGTTATGCCAACTATTCCGGTCTCAAGGGAGATATTAAAGACCTGGAAGATGATATTGAAAACCTTAACGATCAACGGGATGGAACAAGTGACACGACGCAAATCATAACCATTGCCGCCCAAAAAAGAGCTTTACTTGAGGCATTAAAGCAAGCTGAACGGTACCAGGTTGACAAGCCTACGTTAGAGGCAATCGCCGACTTGCAGGCCTCAATGAATAACGATATTCAGGTACTAACAGCCGAAACCGCCTTTATCAATTACAATCAAACGAGTTTAGATTTAGCAAATACTTCTTTAAACGTAGAAACTTTGCAGGACCAATTAATTGCCAAAGAATTGCAAGAAAGCTTAGGTCTGGTAGCTAATAATGATGTTAATGTGTTAAGAACACAGTTAGTAGGCCTAAAAACCGGTTTGGAAAGCACAAAGTATAAGCAAGACTCATTAGAACGTCAATTAAAAAATCTGTTGAATGATCAAGAGAATGATCTGGTTATTGGAAGTATTCCTTCTGATAGTGACAATTTTGTCATTGAAGATCAGGAAGGTGATTTGGCAAAGGCCCTAGAAAACAGTTATGCTATTAAATTGCAGGAAGATCAGATTGTCATCTTGCAGGCTGCCCTTGACCGGGCTAAAAAGGACCATGGAATGTCATCAACAGATTATAAACAGGCTAATTATGACTTGGACAATGCAAACTTAAAGCTTACTCAATTAAAAGATACCTTGACATCCAGCTATTATAATATGGTAGACAGCATTAGCAGCCTGCAGAGTGATCTTAGACATGCCAAGCAAACGCTCGCCGATAAAAAAGTGACGCTCTCTAATGCTCAGCTTGAGAAGAGTCTGGGAATGATTTCTCAGTTGGAATTGAATGCAATCACTGCAGACTATCAAGCTCAAGAAAATACAGTAAAGACAAAGGAAATTAATCTTTTTAATGCAAAGTGTAATTACGATTGGTTCTTAAAAGGAATGTCTCAATCCTAG
- a CDS encoding SLAP domain-containing protein, whose product MILNFPKIFKGKELDVELSDNNVALGDSTNELTEEEQSLVINDRVTIHFTSVSPAQGALLVGFFIANGYSQKVKFKKVPLVLLDSDRRVLAQQSFSGEVIGEVIGGSTKACVVRFLPENIYTKEIPEDCQICFDVRSKIPQNVKIQYQTLPDKLSEKQKQELEQVLAKLPPMKKGEANFSPLCATETPEGNLLATVIIRNATNMPLSFEQIPLALIDANGVVAAQGIFDVKTLTIEPYKAILWTFNFETVKQDKIDISSWHIQVLHDMPSQ is encoded by the coding sequence ATGATATTGAATTTCCCAAAAATCTTTAAAGGTAAGGAATTAGATGTTGAGTTATCTGATAACAACGTTGCATTAGGTGATAGTACTAATGAGCTGACTGAGGAAGAGCAATCCTTGGTTATAAATGATCGAGTTACTATCCACTTTACAAGTGTCTCTCCAGCACAAGGAGCACTCTTAGTCGGCTTTTTTATAGCAAATGGATATAGTCAAAAAGTGAAATTTAAAAAAGTACCTTTGGTTTTATTAGATTCCGATCGCCGAGTATTGGCTCAGCAATCGTTTAGCGGAGAGGTCATCGGTGAAGTGATTGGCGGCTCAACAAAAGCTTGCGTTGTACGGTTTTTGCCAGAAAATATTTATACAAAGGAAATACCTGAAGATTGTCAGATTTGTTTTGATGTAAGATCAAAAATTCCTCAAAACGTTAAAATTCAGTATCAGACATTGCCAGACAAATTATCTGAAAAACAAAAGCAGGAATTAGAGCAGGTATTGGCAAAACTACCCCCTATGAAGAAAGGGGAAGCGAATTTCTCGCCGTTATGTGCCACTGAAACACCTGAAGGTAATCTCTTGGCTACTGTGATCATAAGAAATGCTACAAATATGCCCTTAAGTTTTGAACAGATTCCCCTGGCACTAATAGATGCTAATGGGGTAGTGGCCGCTCAAGGAATATTTGATGTTAAGACTTTGACAATTGAGCCCTATAAAGCTATTTTATGGACCTTTAATTTTGAAACTGTTAAACAGGACAAGATTGATATTTCAAGCTGGCATATTCAAGTTTTGCATGATATGCCCAGCCAATAG
- the istB gene encoding IS21-like element helper ATPase IstB has protein sequence MIQERLNQACEILGLIHMNAVYDHHAEEASKGSISYLEFLDKLLWAEIEAKRDRAAKANMKLAKLPYVKTLEQFDFDFQPSANARKINELKTLGFVARAENVVFLGPPGVGKTHLAVGLAVEAIKNGYTAYFLSAHELIAMIKENIISGRIHRKIKTLCKPGILIIDEVGYAGMDDETAHYFFQIISSRYEKGSIILTSNKSYGEWGDVFGDNIVATAILDRLLHHSTTINIKGDSYRVKEKKKAGFYDPSKLEFTPTD, from the coding sequence ATGATTCAGGAACGTTTAAATCAGGCTTGTGAAATTCTCGGCCTGATCCATATGAACGCTGTGTATGACCACCACGCAGAAGAAGCTTCTAAAGGTAGTATATCTTATCTAGAATTTCTGGACAAGTTGTTATGGGCTGAGATTGAAGCTAAGCGCGACCGGGCTGCCAAGGCTAACATGAAACTGGCGAAACTTCCCTATGTGAAAACACTGGAACAATTCGACTTTGATTTTCAGCCTAGTGCTAACGCTCGAAAGATCAATGAACTGAAAACCCTAGGCTTTGTAGCCCGCGCTGAAAATGTAGTATTCCTCGGGCCGCCAGGTGTAGGCAAAACCCATCTGGCGGTAGGCCTTGCGGTTGAAGCGATTAAAAACGGTTATACGGCTTACTTTCTAAGCGCCCATGAGCTGATTGCAATGATTAAGGAGAACATCATCTCCGGGCGGATTCACCGCAAGATTAAAACTCTATGTAAACCCGGCATCTTGATCATCGATGAAGTTGGGTATGCAGGAATGGATGATGAAACGGCGCATTATTTCTTTCAGATCATCTCTAGCCGTTACGAAAAGGGATCGATTATCCTAACTTCGAATAAATCATACGGAGAATGGGGAGATGTATTTGGTGATAATATCGTCGCAACGGCGATTCTTGACCGCCTATTACACCACTCTACGACCATTAATATTAAGGGAGATAGCTACAGGGTGAAAGAAAAGAAAAAAGCAGGTTTTTATGATCCCAGTAAATTGGAGTTCACTCCGACCGACTAG
- the istA gene encoding IS21 family transposase, whose product MVQSEEFFMIRDLKSKGMNITQIARELDLDRKTVTKWLKSDQLPAYRKKVQRESKLENHKAYIIERMNEGCVNAMVLFDEIKAMGYQGRLTILRDFMKPYREQVRGKASMRFETPPGKQAQVDWGEFKLLKDDGTFVKVHAFIMIMGHSRKQYVEFTENERIDTLIGCHERAFAFFNGVPETILYDNMKTVVKHSHQTGTNQWNNQFLSFARHQDFSPVRCRPYRPRTKGKVENGVKYLRRNFWPRIKTISSLADLNEAVKFWLDTVCNVRLHQTTREIPAEAFIRETLKPVNPEAFLLYDIQYRKVMNDCTISYKANFYSVPYRFVGKRVRIRDLNNGHLEIYDENGICIASHVKLSGKHHFQRNKKHFEGLTTWSQKKVAATAPILSHKQPPKVYQRPLKVYESLINEVTQ is encoded by the coding sequence ATGGTACAAAGTGAGGAATTTTTTATGATCAGAGACTTAAAAAGCAAAGGAATGAATATTACTCAGATTGCACGAGAATTAGACTTAGACCGAAAAACGGTCACTAAATGGCTTAAAAGTGATCAACTCCCGGCCTATCGTAAGAAAGTACAACGTGAAAGTAAGCTGGAGAATCACAAAGCCTACATCATCGAGAGAATGAACGAAGGATGCGTCAATGCCATGGTCTTATTTGATGAAATCAAAGCCATGGGCTACCAGGGCCGGCTAACCATTCTCAGGGATTTTATGAAACCCTATCGTGAGCAAGTAAGAGGTAAAGCCTCCATGCGCTTTGAGACTCCACCAGGCAAGCAAGCTCAAGTTGACTGGGGAGAATTCAAGCTTCTGAAAGACGATGGAACTTTCGTCAAGGTTCATGCCTTCATCATGATCATGGGACACTCCCGGAAACAATATGTTGAGTTTACTGAGAACGAGCGCATTGACACACTTATCGGTTGTCATGAACGAGCCTTTGCCTTCTTTAACGGGGTACCGGAAACCATCCTGTATGACAACATGAAAACCGTCGTCAAACATAGCCATCAAACTGGCACTAATCAGTGGAATAACCAATTTTTAAGCTTTGCCCGGCATCAAGATTTCAGTCCAGTGCGCTGCCGTCCCTATCGTCCCCGCACCAAAGGCAAGGTAGAAAACGGTGTTAAGTATCTGCGCAGGAACTTTTGGCCAAGAATTAAGACAATATCCAGTCTGGCTGATTTAAATGAAGCCGTAAAGTTCTGGTTGGATACGGTCTGCAATGTCCGGCTGCATCAGACAACCCGTGAAATCCCAGCAGAAGCATTCATACGAGAAACGTTAAAACCTGTCAATCCAGAAGCATTCCTGCTTTATGATATACAATACCGCAAAGTCATGAACGATTGTACCATCAGTTACAAAGCGAATTTCTACTCGGTTCCTTACCGTTTCGTGGGAAAGCGGGTTAGAATTCGAGATTTAAACAACGGACATCTGGAGATCTATGATGAAAACGGCATCTGCATTGCATCCCACGTGAAGCTTTCAGGCAAACACCACTTCCAGCGCAATAAAAAACACTTTGAGGGTTTAACAACATGGTCTCAGAAGAAAGTTGCCGCCACAGCACCCATTCTAAGCCACAAACAACCACCCAAAGTGTATCAAAGACCCCTTAAGGTCTATGAATCGCTGATCAACGAGGTGACACAATGA